A single genomic interval of Spinacia oleracea cultivar Varoflay chromosome 6, BTI_SOV_V1, whole genome shotgun sequence harbors:
- the LOC110806235 gene encoding protein FAR1-RELATED SEQUENCE 5-like: MELAVMENSEALFESNSGILSTLMSELNKEVSLFVEGSESMLMMKEVKNEDEAYDLYNEYAFSKGFGIRVGKGRKRQNSEFYTMKRFLCSCEGVKDEKRKRTRSYARLDTRTGCTAFVQFSIGKDGVWMVVNHNMIHNHAMVPLNKRHLIRSQRKVSKEALYFMSTLKASGVKVSDTLRVLRKEVGGSPMVGFTASDAYNALSRAKANKLEGHDCHQLIKYFSQRNSSEEGFYYDFELSEEEGLLSFFWRDGRMKRDYDYFGDLLVFDTTYRTNKYDMICH, from the exons aTGGAGCTCGCAGTTATGGAAAATTCTGAAGCTCTTTTCGAATCTAATTCTGGAATTTTAAGTACATTGATGTCAGAAC TGAATAAGGAAGTAAGTCTTTTTGTTGAAGGGTCAGAATCTATGTTAATGATGAAGGAAGTTAAAAATGAAGACGAAGCTTATGATTTGTATAATGAATATGCTTTTAGTAAAGGTTTTGGTATTAGGGTTGGGAAAGGTCGGAAGCGTCAAAACAGTGAATTTTATACTATGAAACGGTTCTTGTGTAGCTGTGAAGGGGTTAAAGATGAAAAAAGGAAGAGAACAAGGTCTTATGCTAGATTGGATACGCGTACTGGGTGTACTGCTTTTGTTCAGTTTTCTATTGGTAAAGATGGTGTATGGATGGTTGTGAATCATAATATGATTCATAATCATGCTATGgttcctctaaataagaggcaTTTGATAAGATCACAAAGGAAGGTTAGTAAGGAGGCTCTTTACTTTATGTCTACTTTAAAAGCTAGTGGTGTTAAAGTGTCTGATAccttgagggttttgaggaaagAAGTAGGCGGATCACCTATGGTCGGTTTTACAGCTAGTGATGCTTATAATGCTTTATCACGTGCAAAAGCTAATAAACTTGAAGGTCATGACTGTCATCAGTTAATCAAGTATTTTTCTCAGAGAAATTCCAGTGAAGAAGGTTTTTATTATGACTTTGAGCTTAGTGAAGAAGAGGGACTTTTAAGTTTCTTTTGGCGTGATGGTCGGATGAAGAGAGATTATGATTATTTTGGGGATTTATTGGTTTTTGATACTACTTATAGGACCAATAAATATGATATGATTTGTCACTAG